The Hippoglossus hippoglossus isolate fHipHip1 chromosome 21, fHipHip1.pri, whole genome shotgun sequence genome contains a region encoding:
- the ccdc141 gene encoding uncharacterized protein ccdc141: MASGSGLDLRSVASVVQRTIKQLNRTKQEVNELRCRHHVQIHQQEEEVTSRRKYRERLLKTLQDLRSVSELLDSCTNVDLGSDLQTSTLTERFSQATPLFTQLDAEVEQVMRSWEGLGGDQELEQVMRSWEGLGGDQELEQVKEDDVSELLTLQKKVKEKMEQSEWILDLSSSFHLRAQQLEALLLSDSAGSHEKQQLIKSLFTTAAALKTNICTAAAQCDWAGFKLQQLELRFLSLDSLCVSWLNEAARREEELHRERVTRQINDDITQLRDSFKELKKRFNNLKFNFLKRNDRTRNMKAVRNQLQQVELCEDKLQSLLRKRLQGVRAQLGSEGVAREVEDAVNELHRQMGEFERSVSEHQKTLDMTCRLQQAMEEYQFWCEGASATITRVQTFSSDCRSTEAVTVLHRQFEKFVWPTVPQQEARISQISDLAVRLHGAEEGRRYIERTLSKHSEMVASIRELSDGLMELEAKLKLKQLKPEKQQQNNGEKEIKEEEKERTRQNETQEEETEKQSRENRNIKTKEQVDNCRSQEAADVCELKETGHTPELTSEHDGKEVPVKKQTAANRKLPLQKSDNQEADRQTVTTEISHREQSNSSSFCSSHTFSLSCSPVEASRRVSAVLSQLQPISTEAPTTSPPPVIGPSLSDVQRECHRKEVQDASDLSEVELHQQEVMSEDSLSNDEYECVSPDDISLPPLAETPESGLVQSDFEEGYCFSSHSAHVNQHSHHYHAQSEQSGTGVVRQQRGSSQTEGYPPPPTNHSNPRFRSESSSFVQSPLTVPAPGSLTIMQTEGTSVDFLPGSTEAHFISRSNQVHKSKTTDADVPERRSPSETEPLLNDLNSQFNQPQQCPGTQSNQNVTSKIKTLPQTDHIAHPAELDQSPTLQSSYCPQPFNGPDTDINKDKTRPQDTGFLKCRTFPQITTICQDNCFTQSFPNSGIGFDQDTNSSQTRKETSLVSKPQCDSLTSTSTVTEQNVFFKFSPSDTFPQARSSHSSPHKSSLSQNKTLSKNNPIPRARGFAQSNDGTLPADIRTCSQTSTSLLQHNNPPQSFKETSSVKMPQSSGLTTTTTVTQQTVYCQSSSSDRQCNVPQAGITLRSKQDDLPDVHVPNIPEPDSDNNITISSSNRFSNKQSHHTVYSIHESLTQCVHDPGMSPSSAAKPTAPPQPQTRAQQANPHVTPPSSPSHLLTSDQDPGICQPMAICEEIRLTPQIQGPPLPAPSLPQAQAGSLPQGKASKPGPPCFTRPLSRATVKEGSPVTLEVEVTGHPEPTLTWSKDGDASPGRALVYDDGRHFLFIPDVSDSDGGLHDAVKHQDSQQTADDKWLVAEVFDLISVDWQTWIGTLCVLLWLLYLILL, from the exons atg GCGTCAGGATCGGGGTTGGACCTGCGCTCTGTGGCGTCCGTGGTCCAGCGGACGATCAAGCAGCTCAACagaaccaaacaggaagtgaatgagCTGCGGTGTCGCCATCATGTCCAGATCCatcagcaggaagaggaagtgacatcacgCAGGAAGTACAGAGAGAGACTGTTAAAG ACGCTGCAGGACTTGAGGAGCGTCTCTGAGCTGCTGGACTCGTGCACTAACGTGGATCTGGGTTCAGACCTGCAGACCTCCACACTGACGGAGCGCTTCAGTCAGGCCACGCCTCTTTTCACT CAACTGGACgcagaggtggagcaggtgaTGAGGAGCTGGGAGGGTCTGGGAGGAGaccaggagctggagcaggtgATGAGGAGCTGGGAGGGTCTGGGAGGAGaccaggagctggagcaggtgaaggaggaCGATGTGTCCGAGCTCCTGACGCTCCAGaagaaagtgaaggagaagaTGGAGCAGAGCGAGTGGATCCTGGATCTGAGCAGCAGCTTCCACCTCAGAGCTCAGCAG CTGGAGGcgctgctgctctctgactcTGCTGGTTCACATGAGAAACAGCAACTGATCAAGAGTCTGTTTacaacagctgctgcactgaaGACCAACATCTGTACTGCTGCTGCCCAGTGT GACTGGGCGGGATTCAAACTTCAGCAGCTGGAGCttcgttttctctctctcgacTCGCTCTGCGTCTCGTGGCTGAACGAAGCCGCTCGCCGGGAGGAGGAGCTCCACAGAGAGCGTGTGACCCGGCAGATCAACGATGACATCACCCAG CTCCGGGATTCCTTCAAGGAGTTGAAGAAACGGTTCAACAACCTGAAGTTTAACTTCCTGAAGAGAAACGACAGGACCAGGAACATGAAGGCTGTCAGgaaccagctgcagcaggtggagctgtgtgaggacaagctgcag TCTCTGCTCCGGAAACGCCTGCAGGGTGTGAGGGCTCAGCTGGGGTCAGAGGGCGTGGCCCGGGAGGTGGAGGACGCCGTCAACgagctgcacagacagatgGGAGAGTTTGAGCGAAGTGTGAGTGAACATCAAAAAACGCTGGACATGACGTGCAGACTGCAACAAGccatggaggag TATCAGTTCTGGTGTGAGGGGGCGAGTGCGACCATCACTCGCGTCCAGACGTTTTCCTCAGACTGTCGCAGCACAGAGGCCGTCACCGTTCTCCATCGACAGTTTGAGAAGTTCGTGTGGCCGACGGTTCCTCAGCAGGAAGCGAGGATCAGTCAGATCAGTGACCTCGCGGTCAGACTGCACG GGGCGGAGGAGGGGCGACGCTACATCGAGAGGACGCTCAGTAAACACTCAGAGATGGTGGCATCCATCAGGGAGCTGAGTGACGGACTGATGGAGCTGGAGGCCAAACTGAAG CTGAAACAGCTGAAAcctgaaaaacagcagcagaacaacggagagaaagaaataaaagaggaagagaaggagcgGACGAGACAGAATGAGACgcaagaagaagagacagaaaagcagtcgagggaaaacagaaacatcaaaaCGAAGGAGCAGGTGGATAACTGCCGCTCGCAGGAAGCTGCTGatgtg TGCGAGCTGAAGGAGACAGGCCACACCCCCGAACTGACCAGCGAGCATGATGGGAAGGAGGTTCCTGTGAAGAAGCAGACTGCAGCCAATAGGAAGCTTCCGTTACAGAAGAGTGACAAtcaggaggcagacagacagacggtcaCCACAGAGATCAG CCACAGAGAGCAGtcaaactcctcctccttctgctccaGCCACACCTTCAGCCTGTCCTGCTCCCCGGTGGAGGCCAGCCGACGGGTCAGCGCCGTCCTCAGCCAATTACAGCCAATCTCCACTGAGGCTCCGACCACGTCCCCTCCTCCTGTGATTGGCCCGTCGCTCTCTGATGTCCAGAGGGAGTGTCACAGGAAGGAGGTGCAG GATGCATCAGACCTGTCAGAGGTGGAGCTCCatcaacaggaagtgatgtccGAAGACTCGCTGTCCAATGATGAATACGAGTGTGTATCACCTGATGATATCTCCCTGCCGCCGCTGGCAGAAACACCGGAGTCTGGCTTGGTTCAATCAGACTTTGAGGAGGGCTACTGTTTTAGTTCCCACAGCGCCCACGTCAACCAGCACAGCCACCATTACCACGCCCAGTCAGAGCAGAGTGGTACCGGTGTAGTCCGACAACAGAGAGGGTCTAGTCAGACTGAGGGTTATCCACCTCCTccgaccaatcacagcaacCCCAG GTTCAGATCAGAGTCCAGTTCATTTGTCCAGAGTCCATTGACAGTTCCTGCTCCAGGCTCCCTCACCATCATGCAGACTGAGGGGACCAGTGTTGATTTCCTCCCAGGCAGCACTGAAGCACACTTCATCTCCAGATCCAACCAAGTCCACAAGAGCAAAACTACAGACGCTGATGTCCCTGAGAGGAGGAGCCCCTCAGAAACGGAGCCATTATTAAATGACCTCAACAGTCAGTTTAACCAGCCTCAGCAATGCCCAGGTACCCAGAGTAACCAAAACGTCACATCCAAAATTAAGACCTTGCCACAGACTGATCACATTGCGCATCCTGCAGAGCTCGATCAGAGCCCCACCCTTCAGTCCAGCTATTGTCCTCAGCCCTTCAATGGTCCAGACACTGATATCAACAAGGACAAGACCCGTCCACAAGACACTGGGTTCCTCAAATGTAGAACATTTCCTCAAATCACAACTATTTGCCAGGACAACTGTTTTACACAGTCCTTTCCTAACTCTGGAATTGGATTCGATCAGGATACAAATTCCTCCCAAACCAGAAAGGAAACCTCCTTGGTCTCCAAACCTCAATGTGACAGTCTCACCAGCACCAGTACAGTTACCGAGCAGAACGTTTTTTTCAAATTCTCCCCTTCAGACACTTTTCCACAGGCAAGAAGCAGCCACAGTTCACCCCACAAAAGCTCCTTATCACAGAATAAGACTTTGTCAAAAAACAATCCGATCCCACGTGCCAGAGGATTTGCTCAAAGCAACGACGGAACCCTTCCAGCAGACATTAGAACATGCTCACAAACCAGCACAAGCCTCCTTCAACACAACAATCCTCCTCAGTCTTT CAAGGAAACATCCTCAGTGAAGATGCCCCAGAGCAGCGGCCTGACCACAACCACTACCGTCACCCAACAAACTGTTTACTGCCAGTCCTCCTCTTCAGACAGGCAATGCAATGTGCCACAGGCCGGCATCACTCTCAGGTCGAAGCAAGACGATCTACCTGATGTCCATGTTCCCAATATTCCAGAGCCAGACAGTGACAACAACATCACTATATCCAGCAGTAATAGATTCAGCAACAAGCAGAGCCACCACACCGTCTACTCCATCCATGAGTCCTTGACGCAGTGTGTGCATGACCCTGGCATGAGCCCCAGCAGCGCTGCCAAgcccactgctcctcctcagcctcagaCCCGAGCTCAGCAGGCTAACCCGCATGTCACACCCCCTTCTTCTCCATCTCATCTACTAACTTCAGACCAAGACCCAGGCATTTGTCAGCCCATGGCCATCTGTGAGGAGATCAGGCTTACTCCTCAGATCCAAGGGCctccccttcctgctccttctcttCCCCAGGCCCAGGCAGGGTCTCTTCCTCAGGGAAAAGCCTCTAAACCGGGCCCTCCCTGCTTCACCAGGCCCCTGTCTAGAGCTACCGTTAAGGAGGGCTCTCCAGTGACGCTAGAGGTGGAGGTGACAGGACACCCAGAGCCCACGCTCACCTG GTCTAAAGATGGAGACGCCAGCCCAGGCCGAGCGCTGGTCTATGACGACGGGAGACACTTCCTGTTCATCCCTGATGTGTCGGACTCAGACGGCGGGTTGCACGACGCTGTCAAACATCAGGACTCGCAGCAGACAGCTGATGATAAGTGGCTGGTGGCCGAAGTCTTTGACCTCATCAGTGTGGACTGGCAGACGTGGATCGGGACACTGTGTGTTCTCCTGTGGCTGCTCTACCTGATCCTGCTCTAA